AGACCCTTAGAACATGCTAGATAAGGTAAAAACGTGTTGCCAATTCATCAGCGGTGTTTGAGAGGGGTGGCCCGGATTGATTAATGGATTGGGATGATTGATGACTGGCCGACTGTGAACAAATGATGACCTCAAATTGCGCTGCAGACGCTGGGTTCAGGTACCGCACCCGTTTAGCTATCCGAGGAAAATGCGGCAAAAAAATAGTCTTCTGACACCCGTTGCATGTGGCGGGCACACAGAAGACTATTTTACTTAAATAATTCGCTTCTTCGGCAGCGGCACGAATCAGCGCTGTTTATTTTTTGACATAGTGGCCGCGTGACTTCGCACGCACCATACGTTTTTTGGAAAGCTTATACAGAGCGTTACTCAACTGCCGGGAGTCAAGGCCGGTTCTCTTCTTCAATGTGGCAATGGTAGCCCCATTGGGACTGCGACGAATAACGCCATAGACCTTATCCAATACAGTCTTGCCCCGGGCAGTCGATGTTTTTCTGCGTGCGGCGGCTTTGCGAACGGTTTTCTTACGACTGGCCGGTGATGCCTTTTTTTTCGATTGAAGTTTGTCGACTTGTTTGCTAATTCGATCCAGCTGTTTTGACAGGCTGGTAAGAGATCTAGAGATTGTATTCAGTTGGGTTTTTATCCTCTTCATTCTATTTGTCCCTCCATGTTGGAAGCATTTGTTTTGAAGATCAGCTACTTGAAGAGTAAGACATCATTGCTAAAAGTCAATATTAGGGAAGATAATGGAGAAAAGACATATTGATTTCAAAAAACGATACGCCGAAGCGTTGAATCCAGACCAACTTGCTGCGGTCACCCATGCAGATGGGCCGCTGCTGGTTATTGCCGGTGCCGGTAGCGGAAAAACAAGAACACTGACATATCGAGCGGCCTATCTGGTAGAAAAGGGTGTATCGCCGTCAGCAATTCTTCTGTTGACCTTCACACGCAAAGCTTCCCAGGAGATGCTTCGCAGGGCATCGCAACTTCTCGACGAACGCTGTGGCAAAATTGCGGGTGGTACGTTTCACTCCTTTGCCAATACAACCCTACGCCAATATGCTTCCCATATGGGTTTGGATCCCGCCTTTGGCATATTAGACCGCAATGATTCGGAGAGTTTGATTGGTCTGCTGCGACAAGAACTGCGTCCGGCAACCCAGCAGCGATCCTTTCCCAGGCGTAAAACCTTGGCAGATATTTTCAGCCGAGCCGTCAACAAAGCCTTGTCGCTCGAGGAGGTCGTTGAAACCGATTATCCGCATTTTGAATCTCATTTGGAAACCATCAGCCGTCTTTATCAGCTGTTTAAAATTCGTAAACAGGAGCATCACTTCCTCGACTATGACGATTTACTTATTTACTTACAGCGACTATTGGCTGATTATCCAGATGCACTGGATCGCATTTCGGCACGCTACCATTATATTATGGTGGATGAATACCAGGACACCAATACCATTCAAGCAGAAATTCTATACCTTCTGACCCGCTCAAACCAAAATATTATGGTCGTCGGTGACGACGCCCAAAGCATTTATGCTTTCCGGGGAGCTAATTTCCGAAATATCATCGACTTTCCGCAACGTTTTCCAGCCACCCGCATCGTATCCCTGGAAGAAAATTACCGCAGCAATCAGCCGATATTAACATTGACCAATACCATAATTGAAAGAGCCCGAGAAAAATTTACCAAAAATTTGTTCTCCCAAAAAAAGAATGGCGCCAGACCGGTTATGGTGAATGCCGAAGATGAATACAGCCAATCCCGCTTTATCATTAATCAGATCAAAGATCTTCAAAAACAAGGGGTGCCCATTAATGAGGTCGCCGTTTTGTTTCGCGCCAGTTTTCATTCCTTTGATCTTGAAATTGAATTGAGTCGTGAGGGCATAGCGTTTGTAAAGATGGGGGGTTTTAAATTTGTTGAGTCGGCGCATATTAAGGATGTCTTGGCCCATCTGCGCGTAATGGCCAACGTTTATGACCGCATCAGCTGGTACCGAATATTGCTGCTGATCGAAAAGGTTGGCCCCAAGACCGCTCAAAAAATTTATGAAGCCACCCTGGCGGAAAAAGCGGGTTATACCGGCTTGCTTTCAGCTGAGGTCGCCTCTAGCAAAGGGCTCGAACGTTTGAAAAAACTCATATCAATATTAGATAGCGAGCCGATGACGGTCAGCGAAATGGGGGAAGCAATCATCGAATACTACATACCGATTTTAAAAGAGCGCTTTGATGACCACCCGCGTCGCGCAAGGGATTTGGAGCATCTGGTTGAAATAATGGAGCGTTACAAACGTCTGGATCTCTTTCTAACCGATATGGCCCTCGAACCGCCAAACACCAGTTTTGAGAATTCACTGTACGCTGACACGACGGGAGAGGACCGCTTGACGCTTTCAACGATTCATTCTGCCAAGGGGCTGGAGTGGCATACTGTTTTTATCATTTGGACGCTTGACGGCAGGTTCCCCTCGGTGCATTCATTGCACAAAGAAGAAGAACTGGAAGAAGAGCTGAGGCTGATGTATGTCGCCGCAACCCGTGCCAAAGACCATCTGTTTTTTACCTATCCGAGCAATGTATACGACCGTAGTACAGGATTGATATTGAATCAGCCGTCCCGTTTTCTCGACGACATACCTGATGATATCCTTCAGAAGGAATATGAATACCGCTAATCTTTAAAAAATCCCCACCAAACAAATACGACAAACCCCACGATAGACACGATTGCAATGAGGTAGCCCGCCCAGTCAAAGGGTCGTGTCGCAAACCCGAGCTTGTCTACCTCACCGAGTTTGGTCTTACACGATGGGCATTTGGTCGTATGCAGCGGCAAATGCGTGTAACATTCAGGACACTTTTTGGTCATGAATCCGGATCTGCCGGAGCGGCCGTAAGGGGCATCATCGTGCATCTGGTTTCTCCTTTGTTACCTTCATTTTGCATGAGTTTTAATGCAAGATTCAGGTATGACTGCTTAACCCACCAATCGTTTCAACTTTTCCAGAAGCCGTCTGCGATGACGATCTCGCTTTCCTCTTTGATGCGGTTCAACCAGGTTTCAACAGCTTTAAAAGATTTTTGCTGCAGCAGGCGGGCTTTTATATCAGACTTCTCTTTTTCAAATCCCTCTAAAGAGGGCTCTTTGCGGTCTTTGAATTTGATCACGTAAACGCCTTTTTGCCCTTTGATGGGCTCTTTATGAAACGCATCGCTGTCAGAAAGCTTAAAAGCCGCACCTGCGATTTCAGACTCATAGCCGATGCCCGGGATTGAATCATTTCGTTTAAACAATCCGGTGGTCTGAGCCTTCAAGTTGAGCTTGTCGGCGGCGGCCGTCAGAGTGGTATCGTTTTCAAGTTCCGTCAGGATAGACTGGGCTTGACGAAGCGCTTCGGCATCCTTTTTTTCTTTAATCAGATCCTTTTTAACTTCAGCTTCAACGTCATTGAGTTCGGGAATCTGCGCCGGTCGCTTTTCAAGAGCTTCAATCAGATAATACCCGTTGCCCAGATCCTGAATTTCACTGACCTCATTGAGGGGCAGTTTAAAAGCCGCCTCTGCCAACTGCCTGGCATTTTGGGTCCCCGCAGGTCCTTTTTTCTGGGTGAAAAAATCAGTGTTGATCATTTTCAAACCGCGCTCTTTCGCAATATCGATAAACTGTTGACCTTCAAAAGTGGCATCAAAAACGGCCTCGGCCTCATCATAAGCCAGGTTTCTTGATCGGTCGGCTTTGAGTTTGTCTTCGATCTCTGTACGGGCTTCATCCAAAGATTGAACGGTGGCCGGATTGACCTTCTCAACTTTAATGATATGCCAGCCAAAATCGGTGCGCACCGGCTCACTGATTTCACCGGCCTGCATGGAAAAAGCCTTATCCGAAAACGGCTTGACCATGTCCTGCCGACGAAATGTACCTAGGTCCCCACCTTTTGATTTGGTGGGGCCTTCTGAGTATTCTGCGGCCAGTTCGGCAAAATCCTGACCGTCTCTGGCCAGTTTAAGAGCATCTTCGATTCTTTGACGGGCATCTTTGACTTGCTCAGGTGTGGCGTTCTGATCAACTCTCATTAATATGTGACGGGCTTGCACGGTTTGCGGGGTTCTAAATTTATCCAGATTGCTTTCATAGTAATCGGCAATATCTTCTTCTAAAATCTTCAGCTTGTCCAAATAGTTTTGAGGATTTAGATACAGGTAGCGAATTTTTAATTCAGGATCGGTTTTATACTTTTCTTTGTTTGCTTCAAAATGGGATTGGATCTCTTCTGCCGTCGGTTTTATATTTTTAATCTGCTGCGGTTCAATCAGAACATAGTCCAGATCGACTTCGGTATTGTTCCATTTGTACCACTGCTGCGCCTCGGTATCCGATACTTTGATATTGCCGGAAATAAAACCCTGCAGTTTGTTGATAACCATCGCTTCGCGTTGCTGCACCTCAAACGCTTCAGGCGTCAGTTGCGTGCGGCTGAGCATACTCAGATAGCGTTGATTATCAAAGACCCCGGCGGTTTGAAAAGCACCGATGCTACCGATGGATTGCGCCAGCTCATCATCTGATACTTGGATGCTTAGTTTTTCGGCTGCCTGCAGCATCAAAGCCCTGTCAATTAGCTGATCTAAGGCCCGTTTTGGCAGTCCCAAGGTTTGGATCAACTCATCATTGACATTGTTGCCGAATGACTGCCGCACCTGTTCAACAAGATTGGTGTAAGTGCTGCGGTAATCATCCAGGGTAATGATGCTCCCATTGACTTCGGCTACCCGGCTGGAGCGACCGGAAGTATATTGTTGAACACCCCATGGAATAAAAACAACAATGATGGCTGCCAGCAAAAATTTAATGATCCAGCTGCTGGCATGTTTGCGCATTAAACTTAACATTGAATTTTTCTCCTCGTGGGTTCAGAGTTCCCCGTTCAACGTTCAAGGTTATGCTAAGACTGAACCCCTAAACCCTGCTTGCCGCGGCAAAGCTTGCGAAAGCGAAGTCGGGAACCTATGAACCTTTGTTAACAAAAAATACCATGAAATTATAAAAGAAGGGAAGCACAAAATTAGGAAATAAAGGTTAATGGGCTTTCCTGCTTGTCTATTTTGGTCCCAACTGTCTCAGAGCAATAAGCGCACAAATATTCGTATTTATCGCCTTCGGGCAAGACCAGCAGAAGCCTTTTGCGAACCGGTACGGACTGCTTGCATTTAGGGCAATAGAGCTCGGTGGCGTCAAACTCCTTGTAGACATCTGCCGCGCCGGGTTCACCCGTGACACCCCCTGGCGGTATGGCTTGTCGCTTCATTCCATTTTCCCGGTAGATTCATTCCATCACCTGCAGACGTGCGTGATTTAACCATCTGCAGCACTCATATAACCATTTAATAATATTTATTATTTCAAATTTTGTCAACCCATCGTCTGCGCGATTCAATTAACACCAAACAGTATCGCAGACGCCGACCGAATAGCGCCAACGCGCCCGATTCGTTAAATATAACTGTTGACACCTAAAAATTCAAATGCTAAATAATTTCGCTCATGTGGGGCTGTAGCTCAGCTGGGAGAGCGCATGACTGGCAGTCATGAGGTCGTCGGTTCGATCCCGATCAGCTCCACCATTTTTTTTTATAAAAAAACAGTGGGTTACATGACTACTGTTGGCTGCAGATTTTGAGGAAGGCCGGATTTTTCAGAATTAGTGACATAAAATTTGAGGTTGTCAATCCATAATGCAATTTGACAGCCTCTTTTTCATACTCTTGGCTTAAATGAGCATATCGCATCGTAGTCTTAATATTTGAGTGTCCCAATATTTCCTATAGGGCCTTCAAGCTTCCCCCACGCATAACAAAATGGCTCACAAATGTGTGCCTCAGAGTGTGAAGATTCGCATCCACTATCCCAGTATGCTTCAGCGCAGCATTATATGCCGTCTTGACATCTTTAATGCGGTTGCCCTGATATACGAAAACATACTCAAATGTGAATCCCGGTTTTTTGCGGATAGTCCTTAATAGCTCTGCAAGTGTGCTAGTAATTGGCACCTGTCGTTTTTCTTGCCCTTAATCTTGTCCAGATAGATCAACCCGTCCCTGATCTGTTTCCATTTAAGGCCTAAAATTTCCTTTTTGCGCAAACCGGTATTGATCGCACATTCCACAAAGTAGCGTAGATAGTCAGCATCCGACCTCTTCACGCTCCTGGCTTTTGAATTTTTAGCCGACAGATCAATCAACTGTCTTGAGCATTCAGCGAGAAGCCTGTCAATTTCATCTTTAAACAGATATCTTACGCGTTCATTATTTACCTTGAACACTAAACTTTGGCCCATTTCAAAGGGATTCTGTTTGATCATTTCCCATTCAACAGCTTTTACCAAGCATATGCCTTATACATGCCATACAGCGGTTCACAGAGGCGTCTGAGCGGTCTTTATTGTGCTTTGTAGGGGTTTGTGCCTAAGTCTATTGCGGAAAGCCTCGACGTCCACATACCTGATATTAAATAGCGGCTTATTTTCACCGAAATAGCCTTTGATAAATTCGATCAGGTATTTTTTAGATGGCGGATACACAAGGCAGAATCGTTTGATCTGAGAGAAGCTTTAATCCTTTTTGCTATTAGTCTTAAGATTTTATCCCCAATCATGTGCCCATAATTGTCATTAATTTCCTTCAGATTATCAACATCAATAAAAATTAAAGATATTGGATGTAAATAGCGAGCTGATTTTTTAATCTCTCTATTATGCTAGTCGTAAAAATACCTTGAATTATATAAGCCGGTCAATGAGTCTTCTATTGTTAATCACTTCAATGCATTTATAATTTTCTCATGATCATCTAATGGGAATAATTTATTTATAACTCAGTTCTTTAACCCTTTCATTTACTTTTAGCAAGCCTGATAAAAGGAAGATATTGTTTAAGTTAAAGATTCTTAAGAAAAAGCCGATAATTAACTAATCAAATATTTAGAATAATTTATTATTCCACTTCCATTGTGACCTTAGATTGTTACCGATGATAATACCGTGTAAATCATGTGAATCCCGATTTCGATTAGACGACAGGCTTATCAAGCCCACCGGATCAAAAGTCAGGTGCTCAAATTGTGGCAAAATCTTTAAAGTCTTTAAGCCCAATACGGTTGAGAAAAGAAAATATCAGAGGATCAAAACACAAAATCTGATTTCCTACTTTTTACTCGATGAAAATGGAAAAATTATTTCTCAAGGCTTGGGTATCGCTATGGATATTAGCAAGGGCGGGATACTACTCCAAACTGTGTATGCCATTGAATCAAGAGTAATTGCCTTAGCAGCGATTGATAGAGAGAAGAATCTTTTCAAAGTAAAAGGTAGATTAGCTTATTCGAAAAAGACATCTATTGGAACATATTTCTCCGGAATAAAGTTTATCGGTATGGAAAAGCATGTGACAAAATTTATCGCGAATTTAGTAAAAGAATACAATTATAATGGAAATAATTTGTTTATTCGTTGGCACAACGAAGATCCGTCATCCATTCCTCACTATTTTACTTGACATGTTCTTTAATGACCAAGATGAAACGCATAGCCAAAATTATGTTTTTGGCTTTCTAAAGAAATTTATTAAACCGCCGATAGTGGAAATGGGAGACCATACAAATAATCTAATAATTTGATCATACGAAAACTTTTATAACATGCAAAGCAATCAATATGACTATTTCATTTCTTATCTTCAGGATGGATAATCATGTTTCAAAAAAGTAAATTTAAGCCATGCGAAAATTGTCAACAACCTGTATTTCCTAAAGAAATTAATTGTCCTTATTGCGGTTCGCCGATTAAAAAAGATTTTCTTCCAAAAATAGTAATAGGCCTATTGCTGTTAATTCTTTTGAGTACTTTGGCTATTCCGACAAAGGGCAAATTAGAAAAAGAAAGAAAAAGGATTGTGAGTGTTGGGGCTGCCACAGTTGATGTGAGTAATTGGGCAAAAAATAAAAACAAAAAAGCAATGTTGGATAAGATTGGAGAATTAGAAGGGAAAATCGTAGAACTGCATTTACAGGTTTTTGTTGCTACCTATCTGTCAGACTATTTTGGAATAGTTACAGTGCCATCTGATGGAATACCTGGTACTTACCTAATGCTATATCCAAAAGATGGGACAGAGACTGCATTTTTAAATAATATAAAAGCAGGACAGACGATAAAAATAAGAGGAAAAGTTAATGGTACCTACCTAAAAAGGATTAAAATCGAACCTGCATTTTTGATTTGAAATTTTCATACTTTTTAAACTCAACGAAAATTTTAGAATCTCCTTGAAACAATTAGCTATCCATTTTTTTCAGTATCGATAGCCCTACTAAATGATGCCCCCTGTGCTCTAGCATGTCCTGCTTCGTTATATGTTTAATCTCAGCCTTGTATAATCCAGAAGGAGCCGTGCCTTTGGGAGATATAAAATCAGCCTCCACAATCTGGCCTACCTCGATCATTTTCAAAAAAGCAGAATTATCTTTTATCAAAAGCCCTGCACTTTTAGCAGTTACATTTATTACTCTGAATTGATAAATTGGTTGGCCGACGAACTTGATTTCAATACGATAATTTCTTAGTTTCGTTCGTCTGGGTTCGGATCGTCTTTCTTTATCGATTATAACTTTCGAATCCATTTGCATATGACCCTGTCTCGATATTTTTCAGTTTCAAGCATTTAAAAGAAGTTTGCCATGCAAGTACTGATATATAGTGAGTATCTGCACTTTGGCAATTTTACAGATATGATACGAATATGGCAAACAGCATTTGAAAATTTGAGAGGGCAGAGCCTAGCGACTCTGCCTTTAAATCCTTTCTAATGTAAATTTCTAAGACTAACTATAAATTTATCACTGAGCAAATTGGCGTGGCTCGACTATCTGTAAATTCTGGGTTTTGACATCCCATTATCGATTTGCAGGAGAAGAGTTTACTTTAACATTGTCAGAAACAACGGCAATTAAGGCTAAATTTGTAGCTTATAGAATATTATCTAAATTCGCAAATGAATCTTTTGTGGTCAATAAAATTAAAATATCAAAAGTTACTCTAAGCATTGGTATAGCTGGGAATCAGATGAATGAAGGAAATCAGCAATTTGTGCATCGTGCTGATTTAACGATGTATGAAGTTAAACAAGAGGGGGGGAACCGTGTGACTGTCTCACCAGTTGCTAACGGGAAACCCTCCAGCGATCTAATAAGCTGTCAATAAAACCGCGCGAATAGACATCCTTTCAATTTTGAAAGCTATAAATCGAGCGAATAGTTGGCCTCTTTATTGCGTGTACTCTGTTACATAAAAATACACGCAAATGTCAATCCCTGTTTAATGATTTTGTTTCTCCTTGAGATGAAATTGTCTTTTTTATTCTAAAGTTTGCTGTATTAAATCCGAAAATTGATATATGCCCCATAGAGAAGAAAGACCCGTTTCTGAAATCCACGAATACTTAATGCATTTGCGCTATAGACTTGCACTTTACCAATTAAATCGAATGACTCCACCGGCAAACCTTTTAATTGAACTAAAAATGACTGAATGTATTTTAAAGATGCAAACATCCAGTGTTGATCGGATCAACATTGAAATTTAGAATTAAACTGCGGCTCTTTTACACC
The DNA window shown above is from Desulfobacterales bacterium and carries:
- a CDS encoding tyrosine-type recombinase/integrase, with translation MVKAVEWEMIKQNPFEMGQSLVFKVNNERVRYLFKDEIDRLLAECSRQLIDLSAKNSKARSVKRSDADYLRYFVECAINTGLRKKEILGLKWKQIRDGLIYLDKIKGKKNDRCQLLAHLQSY
- a CDS encoding zinc ribbon domain-containing protein: MFQKSKFKPCENCQQPVFPKEINCPYCGSPIKKDFLPKIVIGLLLLILLSTLAIPTKGKLEKERKRIVSVGAATVDVSNWAKNKNKKAMLDKIGELEGKIVELHLQVFVATYLSDYFGIVTVPSDGIPGTYLMLYPKDGTETAFLNNIKAGQTIKIRGKVNGTYLKRIKIEPAFLI
- a CDS encoding diguanylate cyclase, with amino-acid sequence MTSHYRFAGEEFTLTLSETTAIKAKFVAYRILSKFANESFVVNKIKISKVTLSIGIAGNQMNEGNQQFVHRADLTMYEVKQEGGNRVTVSPVANGKPSSDLISCQ
- a CDS encoding ATP-dependent helicase; protein product: MEKRHIDFKKRYAEALNPDQLAAVTHADGPLLVIAGAGSGKTRTLTYRAAYLVEKGVSPSAILLLTFTRKASQEMLRRASQLLDERCGKIAGGTFHSFANTTLRQYASHMGLDPAFGILDRNDSESLIGLLRQELRPATQQRSFPRRKTLADIFSRAVNKALSLEEVVETDYPHFESHLETISRLYQLFKIRKQEHHFLDYDDLLIYLQRLLADYPDALDRISARYHYIMVDEYQDTNTIQAEILYLLTRSNQNIMVVGDDAQSIYAFRGANFRNIIDFPQRFPATRIVSLEENYRSNQPILTLTNTIIERAREKFTKNLFSQKKNGARPVMVNAEDEYSQSRFIINQIKDLQKQGVPINEVAVLFRASFHSFDLEIELSREGIAFVKMGGFKFVESAHIKDVLAHLRVMANVYDRISWYRILLLIEKVGPKTAQKIYEATLAEKAGYTGLLSAEVASSKGLERLKKLISILDSEPMTVSEMGEAIIEYYIPILKERFDDHPRRARDLEHLVEIMERYKRLDLFLTDMALEPPNTSFENSLYADTTGEDRLTLSTIHSAKGLEWHTVFIIWTLDGRFPSVHSLHKEEELEEELRLMYVAATRAKDHLFFTYPSNVYDRSTGLILNQPSRFLDDIPDDILQKEYEYR
- a CDS encoding SurA N-terminal domain-containing protein; protein product: MLSLMRKHASSWIIKFLLAAIIVVFIPWGVQQYTSGRSSRVAEVNGSIITLDDYRSTYTNLVEQVRQSFGNNVNDELIQTLGLPKRALDQLIDRALMLQAAEKLSIQVSDDELAQSIGSIGAFQTAGVFDNQRYLSMLSRTQLTPEAFEVQQREAMVINKLQGFISGNIKVSDTEAQQWYKWNNTEVDLDYVLIEPQQIKNIKPTAEEIQSHFEANKEKYKTDPELKIRYLYLNPQNYLDKLKILEEDIADYYESNLDKFRTPQTVQARHILMRVDQNATPEQVKDARQRIEDALKLARDGQDFAELAAEYSEGPTKSKGGDLGTFRRQDMVKPFSDKAFSMQAGEISEPVRTDFGWHIIKVEKVNPATVQSLDEARTEIEDKLKADRSRNLAYDEAEAVFDATFEGQQFIDIAKERGLKMINTDFFTQKKGPAGTQNARQLAEAAFKLPLNEVSEIQDLGNGYYLIEALEKRPAQIPELNDVEAEVKKDLIKEKKDAEALRQAQSILTELENDTTLTAAADKLNLKAQTTGLFKRNDSIPGIGYESEIAGAAFKLSDSDAFHKEPIKGQKGVYVIKFKDRKEPSLEGFEKEKSDIKARLLQQKSFKAVETWLNRIKEESEIVIADGFWKS